One Glycine soja cultivar W05 chromosome 7, ASM419377v2, whole genome shotgun sequence genomic window, CTGTTGACAGAGTGCACAATAATAATCCTGATAAGatagataaattatttgaagGTAAACAACCAAAGAAAGCATTGTGATTAAAGCATTATGATAAAAGTGATGAGCCATCATCTCCTGAAGGATACAGACCAAACATTTACTTTAATGGAACAGAAATTAAACTAACTGAAAAAGATGCTGCAATTGTAAGAACTGAGGTCTTAACcttgaaaattatataacagGAATACAGGATGAATCTGCAAGTTATAATGCAAAATGTGTAATAGGTGATAATTTAGGCACGTGTACTACTACCACATTGCATTATTCTAGAGATGTCTCTTTTAGCAGAAATGATGGTGTAGTTACTGATGGATTTGTTTCAGGAAAATTTGGCATATCAGATCTGCAGTCTGCTGATCTTCCAGAAACAACATCAAAGCATGTCAAGGATGGGTCAGAGAATACTGGCGATGAGTCAAGTACCAAGGATAGACCAATTATAGAACCAAATAAAGCGAAAACTACATctaaagggaagaagaaaagaagagagataCTTCAGAAAGCAGATGCTGCTGGGTCAACGTCTGATCTTTATAATGCATACAAGGGACctgaggaaaagaaagaagctgTCTTAAGTTCTGAGAGCACAGAAAGTGCTACCACCACCACTTTGAAGCAGTTGCCAAAAGATGCTGCTCAGTCAGATGCTTTAGCAAGTGAAAAATGTAGTCACAGTAAAGCTGAACTCGATGACTGGGAGGATGCTGCTGACATGTCTACCCCCAAACTGGAGGTTCATGATAAATCTCAACAAGTTGGTGATGGAAGTGGAAGTACAGCCAAAAAGTATTCACGTGATTTCCTTCTGAAATTTGCAGATCAGTGCACTGATCTTCCTGAAGGTTTTAAAGTCACCGCAGACATTGAAGCTTTGATGAGTGGCAATATTGGTAGTTCTCATGTTTTTGAGCGTGATTCACATCCTAGTCCTGGAAGAATTGTAGATAGACCCGGTGGGATGTCTCGGATGGATCGCCGTGGGGATGTGGTAATGGAGGATGACAGATGGAGTAGAGTTTCTGGTGCTTTTCGTTCTGGACGTGGTTTGGATGGCATTGGAGGTAATGTGGGATTTCGATCTGGCCAAGGAGGGAATTTTGGTGTCTTAAGGAACTCTCGTGCACAGACACCACCACAATATGTTGGAGGGATCCTTTCTGGGCCAATGCAATCGGTGGGAAATCATGGTGGAAGAAATAACCCTGATGGGGAGAGGTGGCAGCGTTCTGCTAGCTTCCAGCAGAGGGGTTTAATTCCTTCTCCTACCCAAACTCCTTTACAGATGATGCACAAAGCTGAGAATAAGTATGAAGTGGGTAAAGCATCAGATGTGGAAGAGGTAAAGCAGAGGCAGTTGAAGGCTATCTTGAACAAACTAACTCCGCAGAATTTTGATAGACTTTTTGAACAGGTGAAAGCAGTTAATATTGACAATGCAGTCACCCTCACTGGTGTCATCTCACAAATCTTTGAGAAGGCTCTGATGGAACCTACCTTTTGTGAAATGTATGCCAACTTCTGTTTGCATCTGGCTTCTGAGTTGCCTGATTTTAGTGAGGACAAtgaaaagataacttttaaaaGGTTATTATTAAACAAGTGCCAGGAGGAATTTGAGAGGggtgaaagagaagaagaagcagcaaatAAGGCTGACGAGGGTGAGGTTAAGCAGTCTGCTGAGGAAAGGGAAGAAAGAAGAGTTAAGGCAAGAAGACGCATGTTGGGAAACATCAGATTGATTGGAGAACTATATAAGAAGAAAATGTTGACGGAGAGGATAATGCATGAGTGTATCAAGAAGTTACTGGGTCAGTATCAGGATCCATATGAAGAAGACATTGAAGCTTTGTGCAAGCTAATGAGTACTATTGGGGAGATGATTGATCATCCAAAAGCCAAGGAACATATGGATGCATATTTTGAAAGGATGAAATTATTATCAAACAACATGAATTTATCTTCTAGGGTGAGGTTCATGTTGAAAGATTCCATTGATTTGAGAAAGAATAAATGGCAACAAAGGAGGAAAGTAGAAGGTCCAAAGAAGATTGAGGAGGTACACAGGGATGCCGCTCAGGAGAGGCAGGCCCAAGCTGGTAGGTCAGGTCGTGGTCTTGGCAACAATCAATCAGCTAGACGGAATCCCATGGATTTTGGTCCACGAGGATCTTCTATGCTGTCTTCTCCCAATTCTCAAATGGGTGGACTGCGTGGTCTTCCTACTCAAGTTCGTGGGTATGGTGCTTTTCAGGATGCTCGATTTGAGGAACGACAATCTTATGAGGCTAGGACCTTGGCAGTTCCATTGCCTCAAAGACCCTCAGGAGATGATTCTATAAACTTGGGGCCCCAAGGTGGTCTTGCTAGGGGAATGTCTACGAGAGGATCAACAGCAATTTCCAATTTACCAATATCTGATGTGCTTCCTGTCCATGGAGACTCTCATAGAATGAATACAGGTCTTAATGGTCACAGCAATTTATCAGAGCGCACACCATATAGCTCAAGGGAGGATCATGTTTCAAGATATGGTACTGATAGGTCTTCAGGGCCATCTGCTTATGATCAATCAAGTGCTCcagagcataatgtaaaccatGGCAACAGAGGCTTGAGGAGTGAAGATCGGAATCTTGAACCTCTTGCTCATTTGCAAGGGTCAATAGTCTCTCAGAATGCTTCTTCAGAGAAGATTTGGCCAGAAGAACGACTGAGGGACATGTCCTTGTCAGCAATAAGGGAATACTACAGGTAATGTTTTTCTGTGGTACTTTTATCATCCTGGTTACAGCTTTTGTGACCTTACTGCACACATCATCCTTTAAGTAAAATCATCTGTATATaagaatttttcaatttttctggtGAATATCATAGTAGCAGTTGGAGTGAGATACTGAATCATCCCATGTTTTTGCTGGATTTAGAAAGGAGATTATGTGAAGCTTCTTCTGCTCCTACGTCAAAttcaggatttttttttttgtgcaactTTGTCATGATTGAATTTTATATGTTATGCTTGtagtattctatttttttttattggccaatgttaattgttagtttgtaGTATTCTATTAGCCAAGTTAGATTCACAATGTATGCtgatgtgttttattttttcccctttttttgaatttatactGATGAATTTGTTTTCCTGTTTTCTTGTCATTTAATCATCTGAGTGAAATATATGCAATTTTCAGTGCTAGAGATGAGAACGAACTTGCTTTATGTGTCAAAGATTTGAACTCTCCGAGCTTCCATCCTTCCATGGTTTCTCTATGGGTCACGGATTCATTTGAGAGAAAGGACGCAGAAAGAGATCTTTTGGCCAAACTACTTGTCAACCTTGTGAAATCTCAGCATGGCACTTTGAATCAAGACCAGCTCATCAAAGGGTAAGATTTATTTAACCATATAGTGACTAGCAGAGAGAATTCATTTATTGTGAAGACAAAGGTCATATTATTCATTCCTTTGTATGTTGGATAGGTTTGAATCTGTTCTCAGTACATTGGAGGATGCTGTTAATGATGCCCCCAGAGCAGCAGAGTTTCTTGGCCGAATTTTTGCGATAGCCATAACAGAGAGTGTAGTTACTTTGAAGGACATTGGGCAGTTAATACATGATGGTGGAGAGGAGCCAGGTAGTCTCTTAGAAGTTGGACTTGCAGCTGATGTTCTGGGAAGCACGTTGGAGGTAATTCAAAGCGAGAAGGGGGATGCGGTTCTAAACAAGATCTGTTCAGGCTCTAACTTGAGGTTGGAAACTTTCCGGCCACCTAATGCTAAAACATCAAGGAAGTtggaaaaatttatttagatgGTAGTGACGctcattgtattttttatttttttttgtagagggTAAAAATTAGTTGGCTCGTGCTTTTTTGGGGGTAGTACTCAATTTTGCAGAGAATGGTTTTCTCTGTGAGATGGGTCGGTAGAGTTTTATCTATgggattttctttgttttaaattatttttcggACATCAGAAATTTTAGGCGTTTTTGCTATGCCTGCTTGATGACCTTTACATATTTCTTTGTAGATATAAAAGGTTCAATGAGCGTcaagaatattattttcatatcgTCTTTGGTTGTTTTTCATTAatgttcaaaaaatgaaaagcaatagagaaaataagagaaagtagttttatgttaatataaaatattttgtaccGTGATAATTAAAACTCGGTATAATTTTTACTTGGTAATAGGTTTTGTGGGGCGAAAGAAAGCAAAATTGCCAATTAAGTTATGATCGAAGTCTCTTTTATGCGATCAGCTTTTAGTAGTTATCCTAACTGTCAACATCACAAAATTGCACTATTAATTCAATTTTGGAATCATGGAATGctccaaatataatttttaatttaaatattatttttaaaaataaa contains:
- the LOC114418799 gene encoding eukaryotic translation initiation factor 4G-like isoform X2, producing the protein MSFNQSKSENNDAVYGKPGRSSSFNQQRGSYGRGGGTAPTSNSLSSSRSFNKKSNNAQGGQSRVNPPGHSTEFNSASTARTINNGTHVQPQLHDGPGTKSSESSAAHTSAGILPKAPTSLQPPLISDPVPPSSPAKGDASKAFPFQFGSIAPGFVNGMAIPARTSSAPPNIDEQKRDQALHDSYKSVPSVPIPLVPKQQQPPRKDAGVTEQSNAGDSRETHNGGTKAKKDPQVSALTPASHMPKPSVPVTGIPMPTPYHQSQAPLQFGSANPQIQSHGMSTASLQMPIPMPLPIGNATQVQRPVFVPGLQPHPMHPRGIMHQGQNMSFAPQMGHQLPHQLGSMGIGIGPQYPQQQGGKFAAPRKTTVKITHPETHEELRLDKRTDACSDGGSSGARSHPNIPSLSPVKSFPASHPVNYYSSSSYNTNSPYYPSSSIPLTSSPISPNSQPPIFNYPVNHGPQGANFMNSSSLGSPPISKASTPTGVASLAIKPSGTSANVDSSLSNSSISDVQNTESPSSTASCDASSSVLQKGSETCSEISLPQYKLSSDSVPVVDNNEGGRESLSRSNSLKDKKPGKKGQLSHHQVSVQSPTADNVPFCAVDHGIYDTGVSKPVGTKTNHSAELTTEDLPTSNTIPSSTSTAVEVKTNGSAEVVACVSAEGSCAQTVDRVHNNNPDKIDKLFEGKFGISDLQSADLPETTSKHVKDGSENTGDESSTKDRPIIEPNKAKTTSKGKKKRREILQKADAAGSTSDLYNAYKGPEEKKEAVLSSESTESATTTTLKQLPKDAAQSDALASEKCSHSKAELDDWEDAADMSTPKLEVHDKSQQVGDGSGSTAKKYSRDFLLKFADQCTDLPEGFKVTADIEALMSGNIGSSHVFERDSHPSPGRIVDRPGGMSRMDRRGDVVMEDDRWSRVSGAFRSGRGLDGIGGNVGFRSGQGGNFGVLRNSRAQTPPQYVGGILSGPMQSVGNHGGRNNPDGERWQRSASFQQRGLIPSPTQTPLQMMHKAENKYEVGKASDVEEVKQRQLKAILNKLTPQNFDRLFEQVKAVNIDNAVTLTGVISQIFEKALMEPTFCEMYANFCLHLASELPDFSEDNEKITFKRLLLNKCQEEFERGEREEEAANKADEGEVKQSAEEREERRVKARRRMLGNIRLIGELYKKKMLTERIMHECIKKLLGQYQDPYEEDIEALCKLMSTIGEMIDHPKAKEHMDAYFERMKLLSNNMNLSSRVRFMLKDSIDLRKNKWQQRRKVEGPKKIEEVHRDAAQERQAQAGRSGRGLGNNQSARRNPMDFGPRGSSMLSSPNSQMGGLRGLPTQVRGYGAFQDARFEERQSYEARTLAVPLPQRPSGDDSINLGPQGGLARGMSTRGSTAISNLPISDVLPVHGDSHRMNTGLNGHSNLSERTPYSSREDHVSRYGTDRSSGPSAYDQSSAPEHNVNHGNRGLRSEDRNLEPLAHLQGSIVSQNASSEKIWPEERLRDMSLSAIREYYSARDENELALCVKDLNSPSFHPSMVSLWVTDSFERKDAERDLLAKLLVNLVKSQHGTLNQDQLIKGFESVLSTLEDAVNDAPRAAEFLGRIFAIAITESVVTLKDIGQLIHDGGEEPGSLLEVGLAADVLGSTLEVIQSEKGDAVLNKICSGSNLRLETFRPPNAKTSRKLEKFI
- the LOC114418799 gene encoding eukaryotic translation initiation factor 4G-like isoform X1; amino-acid sequence: MSFNQSKSENNDAVYGKPGRSSSFNQQRGSYGRGGGTAPTSNSLSSSRSFNKKSNNAQGGQSRVNPPGHSTEFNSASTARTINNGTHVQPQLHGASDGPGTKSSESSAAHTSAGILPKAPTSLQPPLISDPVPPSSPAKGDASKAFPFQFGSIAPGFVNGMAIPARTSSAPPNIDEQKRDQALHDSYKSVPSVPIPLVPKQQQPPRKDAGVTEQSNAGDSRETHNGGTKAKKDPQVSALTPASHMPKPSVPVTGIPMPTPYHQSQAPLQFGSANPQIQSHGMSTASLQMPIPMPLPIGNATQVQRPVFVPGLQPHPMHPRGIMHQGQNMSFAPQMGHQLPHQLGSMGIGIGPQYPQQQGGKFAAPRKTTVKITHPETHEELRLDKRTDACSDGGSSGARSHPNIPSLSPVKSFPASHPVNYYSSSSYNTNSPYYPSSSIPLTSSPISPNSQPPIFNYPVNHGPQGANFMNSSSLGSPPISKASTPTGVASLAIKPSGTSANVDSSLSNSSISDVQNTESPSSTASCDASSSVLQKGSETCSEISLPQYKLSSDSVPVVDNNEGGRESLSRSNSLKDKKPGKKGQLSHHQVSVQSPTADNVPFCAVDHGIYDTGVSKPVGTKTNHSAELTTEDLPTSNTIPSSTSTAVEVKTNGSAEVVACVSAEGSCAQTVDRVHNNNPDKIDKLFEGKFGISDLQSADLPETTSKHVKDGSENTGDESSTKDRPIIEPNKAKTTSKGKKKRREILQKADAAGSTSDLYNAYKGPEEKKEAVLSSESTESATTTTLKQLPKDAAQSDALASEKCSHSKAELDDWEDAADMSTPKLEVHDKSQQVGDGSGSTAKKYSRDFLLKFADQCTDLPEGFKVTADIEALMSGNIGSSHVFERDSHPSPGRIVDRPGGMSRMDRRGDVVMEDDRWSRVSGAFRSGRGLDGIGGNVGFRSGQGGNFGVLRNSRAQTPPQYVGGILSGPMQSVGNHGGRNNPDGERWQRSASFQQRGLIPSPTQTPLQMMHKAENKYEVGKASDVEEVKQRQLKAILNKLTPQNFDRLFEQVKAVNIDNAVTLTGVISQIFEKALMEPTFCEMYANFCLHLASELPDFSEDNEKITFKRLLLNKCQEEFERGEREEEAANKADEGEVKQSAEEREERRVKARRRMLGNIRLIGELYKKKMLTERIMHECIKKLLGQYQDPYEEDIEALCKLMSTIGEMIDHPKAKEHMDAYFERMKLLSNNMNLSSRVRFMLKDSIDLRKNKWQQRRKVEGPKKIEEVHRDAAQERQAQAGRSGRGLGNNQSARRNPMDFGPRGSSMLSSPNSQMGGLRGLPTQVRGYGAFQDARFEERQSYEARTLAVPLPQRPSGDDSINLGPQGGLARGMSTRGSTAISNLPISDVLPVHGDSHRMNTGLNGHSNLSERTPYSSREDHVSRYGTDRSSGPSAYDQSSAPEHNVNHGNRGLRSEDRNLEPLAHLQGSIVSQNASSEKIWPEERLRDMSLSAIREYYSARDENELALCVKDLNSPSFHPSMVSLWVTDSFERKDAERDLLAKLLVNLVKSQHGTLNQDQLIKGFESVLSTLEDAVNDAPRAAEFLGRIFAIAITESVVTLKDIGQLIHDGGEEPGSLLEVGLAADVLGSTLEVIQSEKGDAVLNKICSGSNLRLETFRPPNAKTSRKLEKFI